From the Palaemon carinicauda isolate YSFRI2023 chromosome 4, ASM3689809v2, whole genome shotgun sequence genome, the window ctagccgctagtgtgatcgagtggacttcggaccatctcagaatctctactgcaagatgggatagctgttctgaaaaggtacctggctgcttgttgatataagtcatcattgtggtgttgtcgctcatcaccaccacagagtggcccgccaggacttggtggaacttctgaagtgccaggaacacggccttcatttatagcaggtttatgtgaaggtacttttctgattctgaccacaggcctgaggtcctgtggttcagaatgtgtggcccccaccctttctttgatgcgtccgagaacaacatcaaatccgagggaaggacgagaagatccacttcctttcgtaggttctcgtctgccacccaccactggaggtctgtctgttccgcatgacctacagggatcaaagtgtccggggaatcgtgtccttgattccactgggacttgagtcgccactggagagatctcattctgaggcgaccgttgggaaccagacaggccagagaggagaggtggccgaggagacgtaaccacgcttgggctggaagttcttctcgattgaggaaaggccttgcgacctttctcaactttgctatcctgtcgtctgatgggaagggtttgtggagattggtgtctatgaccatgcctagatataccagtttctgagagggctgcatagaggacttctcgagatttaccatgatccctagatcctggcaaagttcgagaagcttgtcccggtggcgaagaagggttgcctccgagtccgctaggatcaaccagtcatccagataacgaaggagatggatgccgatcctgtgagcccatgatgatatcagggtgaaaacTCTAGTGAACACCTAAGgggctgtggagagatcgaagcacagcaccttgaactggtagatctttttgtctaggcaaaatcttaagtacttccttgaagacagatggactgggatctggaagtacgcgtccttcaggtgcAGTGTACACActaagtcttgtggtctcactgcaaggctgaccgtgtctgccatctccatactgaacggagtctgtctgATAAACCCTTTCATAgtagagaggtcgatgactggtctccagtctccagacgccttctttacaagaaagagtcgactgtagaagcctggggacccgtccactacctcttggagagcgtccttcttcaacatggtctggacttctgcccggagggcctgcccccttACTGATCCCATAGTAAGGGatctcaatgacactggattcgctgtcaggggaggtagagaagctatgaacgggacgcgataaccttgaccgatcacggaaatcgtccaagtatctgccccgagttgctgctacTTTGTCGCGCaattttgtaggcatccccccactggtggacatgcagggggactgccaatcctagcgtctaCGGCCTCAGCCgtttcctctaggatttttacctcccttggaggactttttgcttcttctgctcttggcaggaaagggcttagacaccttcggctttgctgctgtcgtcatctttgtgtccttagctggactgGGCTGTTGGGTtgttggaggtttgtagggcctcgatgtcagggccctatggatgagggagtcctggttggacttcctccacctctcagcggttagctccacgtccctaggatcaaacaaactcttaccaagcacggaagagtgtctgagtctgctaacgtcggaactggggacgggaccttctggtggaatctttcAGCCACTGCGTCTCCTCgtttgagaatcgtgttggcccacaagctcgagacttggtgagccagaaactcgatggtctgcgtgcctgagagcaagaatgtctccagtaccttcctggtgctttctttggacagattctcagaccgcaccaggatgcccagagaccccagccagatgtcaagccacgaagttgcctgcatggcacacttcgccaccttctcctggcttaggatctcagtagccgaATAGGAcatgtgccggttggagagtctctctagagggactctccCAGTgcgttcttccacggagtggtgaactggaagacccaaacaagtctcctctaggatctcaaaatacctcctctgatggactcgaggaggagggaggagtttgttactagcactggatctattggaggaggcaaTCTCAGAGAGCTGGACCTCGACCTTGTCtttggcactcttcatcccttgtgaccagggcaaagctgcaatgCCCCTAGAgtgtttctgggtgccgtagactcagtccaagaccgtgtccttaccctcacgaggaggaatctctgggtctggaatcccgttgaggttcctcgtgagtgtcaggacttgccagaacgcatgttctgactcttggtgctctcctcctgaaggactggcagcaaagtctcctgtccccagtggctcttccttgggggactcgtggacatcctccgaaggtctagctggctcctgtctgatccttgccgaagacttatgaatagtcttagagtccttcggttccctcatgggagggatacaggactcgagtaacgatggatgcaggcttttTTCCACCCCTgttcgagaagacttctcaggaagaggcggagtttcccccattggtgcgatgggggaatggtccgtCTCGTCCatctctcctgaggatgggtaatcctcatccgtaggggagggagagaaagtctgggggagaaggagccttgcgcaaggatttgtgaggagacaggatagccctcggagacgtctccacggaggggactcctctcttcctcttcagggggaggcatctgccactgatttgtgacctaagtcagagagcacaggcttcatagcctgcataagagctctgaccagggtcccaaaccagggctgtcagacactccctctggagggaaggggatcgttcgatcccttggaggagtcgacaaacgagggttcgcctgaagagaagctgaaataagagagtccttagacctgtccgggaaccgcccctcctctgGCGAGtgtgctgttctgcgcttgcggggaggggaacgagatgatGACCTATCAGCCTGACGACAATCGCACTGGAGCCTTGTCCTGGGTCGCGTGCAAAAGGATCGTGCGCAGTAGGAATTTCTCTCTCGCGCGAGGTTGGTGGCGAGGGCGCCTGGGAgtaatggcgcgcaggagatggcgcgTAGGCGTGGGAGCGCGCAGAAGATGGCACGGGGGGGCGCAGGAGAAGGCGGGTGAGTGCGGGCGAGCGTAgtagatggcgagggcgtgtggcgcgcaggagctggatcgtGAGGCGGAGGTGAAGGCTGTATGCGAGGGCGCGCAGTAACCTGATGCGGTACTGTCGGGCGCAAGTGGGCAGTAGCGCGTGGGCGCATATCCATAAATACTGGGCGAGGGTGCGAGTGCGCAGCCTCGTGATAGCGCTAGGGTGGGTCTGCgcattggcgcgcaggtgagcgctgagcaGTGTGTGCAGGTATGTTAACCTGAGGAGACCGTGGGCGCGCCGGGCGCGCATCAGGATATGGGCGCGTAGGTGTGAGCTGCTGCGATGGGCGCGCAGGGCGTGCGACCGGAATAGGGCGCACCGGTGTGCGCTGTTGAGTTGCATGGGGCACCTTGCGCGCAACTGGAACATTGCGCGCAACTGGAGGTGCGAGTATAGGATTGCGCAGTCTGGAtggagagtccaggggtacctgtgagcacccgtgcgctaacttaggcacttCCTGAACTGCGCGCTGAATTGTAGAAGCGCGTTGGCGAGCACgtgtgcgctgtatcaggaactgcgcgcgatgggggtgcctcgcgcctaactccagaagggcgctgagagtctagaggtacctgtgagcgcctgtgcgcaaCGTGACAGGAACCGGTGGGCGCTGGAGTGCAGGTGAGCGAGTGTGCGTTGGTGGGTGCTGGCGCgctagatcaggaactgctggtgggcgccggGGCGCAGTAGGTTATGGGACATTCCTTTTAGTAGATATCACTTCAAACTGAGAttcaataataaattcattaaATGTAAAACAATCTTCTTCAGAAAACCATTGCATACCAAGAATTTTCACAGATTCACCTCCCCCATATAATTCAAATATCTCAAGGAATTTCTCCCTTAAAGCTTTACTATTTGAATTCCACCTAGACAATGACATACCAGCTTCAGCCATAATCTTGTTTGCCTCATTAAACTTGACACATGCTTCAGCATCACTGTCAGCACCTGACAACCAATCATCTACatacaagttattatataatttatttacaaatttaGAATGGGAATAATTTTTCAAATGAGTTTTGATggtagcatttaataaaaatgggctGCTCTTATTACCAAAGGGAACACGGACAAATCTTATAATACGTACAGTACCATTACAATTCCGTAAGAATCTGTGTACATCTTGGTCCTCTCTCCGAACCTTGATCTGCAAGAAAGCCTTAGTAATATCAGCCATTAAGGCTACCTTCCATCTTCTAAATCTTATCAATACTCCAACAAGATCAGGATTCAGAGAAGGTCCACATTCAAGACAGTCATTTAAGGAAATGCCATTATAACCCACTGCCGAGGCATCAAACACAGGCCTAACTTTAGTAGAATTGCTACTCTCACGCACAACAGGTCGGTGAGGTAAATAATATACATGATAAGATGTAACCATTTCAGAGGGAGGAACTTCCTCAATAATACAATCTCTCTCATATTCTTTAAAAACCTCATCATATCTTCTCCTTAGATCAGGACATTTTTCAAGTTTGACATTTAAATTATCTAACTTTTTCCTGGccagtttttcattattttgcagCCTTTGTTTAGCAACATCAGATTTCCAAGGTAAAGCTACCGCATACCTATCATCATTAAATTTTACAGTTTCAGAAAATGTACTCATTACATTACTTAATGTACTATCTTTAGAAACAGCCTCTTTAGTACAAATACCCATAGATTCCAAATCCCAAAAGTTATTCAAAGCAGATTCAGAAACATTGATACACAAAAGTTGGGAATTTACATTTCCTTTATCAAAGGATTCATTACAAGAACCAGATAAAATCCATCCAAATAAAGACTCTTGGGCAACTAAGTtttcatactgtacatatttattagGTAACATGAACTTCCAATAAGCATCTAACCCTACTAAAATATCAACATTAACATGACGACTATTCATATAATCATCTGCTAACTGTAGAGAAGAAAAATGCTTAATTTTTACATCAGGGACACTAGGGCGGAACAAAGGTGCACAAATATCAGGTatttcagatgcaagtaaggaaTGACTCTCCCCTTTAATGTCAATCAAATTTAAATCATACACATTACATTGATTCCCTTTAGAGGTTTTGCCACCCCCAAATGATGAATACGATATACATTCATTCGTAACCCATCTAGGTTGGACTTTTTTCACAAATTTACAAGAAACATAAGGTCTGTCTGATCCAGTGTCAAAAAGTACAATAGCTTGGTACATGCCCTTCTCACCCCAAACCTTTACCTTTGCAGTCTGCAACACATTACAAGTTTGAGACAAAAGATTATTATTTGGGTTAGATTCACAATGAGTCACACCACAATGAGTGACATTTTTGGTAGGATTAGTAACAGAGGAACCACTTGTGCCTGCAGCTTGTTCATTAGGACTACTCTCATTTGCATTAGATTTAGTGCCAGTAAAACACAAAACATTATGCCTTCCTTTACATTTCACACATTTTGCTGGGCAACCCCTGGAAAAGTGCCCCTTTCCCAAACATCTAAAACACAACTTAGCAGACCTAATAGCCTCTTCCCAATCAGCCACAGAGAGTTTCAAAATAGCATTACAATTTTCACTTTTGTGACCTTTATTACAAAACATACACTGAAACCTATTCCTATATAGGcctgcaccaacttcggaagacgtTTGAAGGGCCGAGGCTGAACTCAAATTTACCTCTCTTTTCGGATTCAACGAAACGATCATCTGACTTTCCTGGATGAATATCCTTAAAGGTGTCTGACCGCTCTCGGCGCTCTATTTCTCTCTGTAAAAATTTCAATAACTATGAGAGATCACTCTCATGCCCAGAACTTCTCTGGACCATTCCAAGCGGATGTCACTGGGTAACCGAGATAAAATAACAGGTGTCATAAATACCCCATACTGTTTACCATCTACTCCTAAAGCCTCTAGGCTACGTACATGGGTTAAAAGTTCATCTTGCAATTTCCACAAGGACAATGTGTGCTTGGAGCTACCAGGAGCAATCTTAGTAGGCAATGCAACACCTAACAAAGGCTGAATATGAGCAAAAATAATACGTTCTGGTTTACCAAATCTCTCCTTTAATATATTGCAAGCAATAGGATAATTGACACTAGTCTGGGATAATCCTTAAATCACTGCTCGTGCTTCTCCTTCCAACAGTGACTGTAAATAACAAAATTTACTTATGGTAGGAATATCACTGTCATCTACTAAGGCAACAAACCTATCCCAGAATGATTGCCATTCAGTTAAAACTCCACTGAATTTGGGCAACTCCAATTTAGGCAATCTTACATTAACGTTGCACGAAGAATCGACAGAAGCAGAACCGCTTTCACTAAGCCTAGGCTGACTTTCATCTTTAGCCATATCAACTAACCTTTGGGTAGCCTGTACCCTGGGAGCTCTTACCTCTCGCCGAAACTTATCTGCATGCTCAATGTCCTCAAGTCCTTGGAATTGCAAATTTCTAATTCCAGCATTGACTGCACATCATCCAAAGTGGCCAGACGTTTGTCAAATTCGTCAACGGCGTCTTGCAACTCCACTTTGGTCACGTTCTGGTCGTCCAGCAATACTTGCAAAGTGTTTGACGACCGAGTAGCCCATCCACGGGCTGCGGCACGGCTCTTCCTTAATTTTCCTTCCTTCATTCTGCCATACTACACAAAATTGGATTCAGCAACTATATCCAGAgaatcccgggtctgggcaccaaatattCGCTCCACTCAAGACAACAACTCTGGGAGCGAACGAACACAGAAGACATCAAGGCAGGAACAGAAAATTCAGGATGTGAACAAACCGCCATTAACAATGCTCACCTTTTTTTTGTTAAGTCAAATACAAAATTTCCCAGATAGCTCTTGGTAAATAAGTATTAGTTATTCaaacataaataatcatattttacacttaaattaatataaacaaagaatgaaaaaataaaataatttacaaacaaattaatcAAATAGGAGGTTTACTCATATCCAAcaagtggcaagatatgggaggagccgttacaaagctCTCCTCCTCCGTTACAGTTATGGTTACTCGGATGATGTCATACCcatcgccatcttggatgacgtagcaTCCGCCCTCCATTTCATTCCTTTTAGCGTTCGGCCAATACCTCAAGATAGAGTTAGATAGGGAGGGAGTTTACTAAGGCCTTCCCAAGAAAggaggacgggtccatcaggacaccatggctatctcgcccaaagatagatttttcgcttcgctcaaaatccgttttttgggctcaggccgtcTCATTCTGACGGaattttaccagagcattaatgtatcgtggatttcccagttgtgccttcaacttccagacaatatttccttggtctctaGGACCTAAGAGGCCTACGACAACACCGTTATAGTCGTCTCCGCTTAACATAtataatgttagtgcttcctgccccctacagggaagagtcgaaccagactcgggaaaagtctcgaagttgcatgttaCACTGAACCGTCCCAGCTGTCTAAGGAGACATGCAGGCCTCATTGCATGTCTGTAGCCTGAGTTTGTATCAAGTGGTAGAACAAGTTGCATTTCAATGGAAAGGTTTGTGTAAGCGTAGGAACAAAGATATCATTAttgttcaatacatcatgcagaagAAGGGTTGAAAAATACTCTCACAGTttctttattaaaatgttttaggGCAAAAGAAGACACATAAAAGCATTTTAcgtttatttgaataaataaatgaggagagcatacatgtgaaaatataaattgttccgtaactgacatacaaatcatgctatttaataagggtattactttcggcgtagctgaaatgacgagccattagcaTTTCaaggagggtttactaccccatcgctaattagcgggggtaggggagggtagcttgctatccccccacctcacacacacctgtgcttgagctcactttgctctcggctcagatggtagacggacgtgtcctctctcatcctcgcctctctcttggcagccattaatgcttttttgctttttctttgacaggtttgagtgtgaagttggcctctgcgattatgcgcacctgtcctggattacccgaccgcccctgcggaacattcatgtcggcggtcgagactgaccctcacaccctttgctctTACTGTAGAGACCAACGgcgtgatagtggtaataagtggggtgagtgtagggagtggtctacctcccagtgggagaggttttcttggcgacgtaagaagtccaggcgggatatttctccttcgaaggtttctttgaaaggagaaaatcccaaggacacttcttccgttgcccaaacctcctccgaagctcccactcgatcggtctctttcaagAGACCGTCAAGTGgcagcgtagaccatggttctgtttgcCAAACTCGgtgttcgagagatggcgttgcctcccctagcgaggcagctccacctctccccccgggggaggatgtttCACTAActaatttatttcagctttggtcttccttggggctcgagggttcgccctccaaggaatctctacttgacatcatccgattgggtggtgctgttaagcaatcgccgacATTGGCAGAGGTtaatcctctgtctattgtcgacgttgtggtgtcagaggtatccaatgcggtatctcctaatacctctgccccttcacatcccgcagtagctgaaggcttagtttctcccgttcctgctcctGCCgttgattcttcccctcggggagttcacttacagagactcctcttcggaggactgcagaaggtcagcttgctgatccaacggcccccagagggtgcatcCGTTGCAAGgtttgccttcctcttcgccggataGGCCTTCTTTCACCTTTTAaaacggtgaggaggcgcctcttcggttcgtcaTCATCGTTGCCAGCGCCCACGTACATCCAtctcccctgcgcgcccacgatcttcggagcTGTAGAGAAGTCAAGGACTTCGCCTAcacaccagcgctcgccaacgcgacGCCTGCTGT encodes:
- the LOC137639539 gene encoding uncharacterized protein — translated: MAKDESQPRLSESGSASVDSSCNVNERFGKPERIIFAHIQPLLGVALPTKIAPGSSKHTLSLWKLQDELLTHVRSLEALGVDGKQYGREIERRERSDTFKDIHPGKSDDRFVESEKRGHKSENCNAILKLSVADWEEAIRSAKLCFRCLGKGHFSRGCPAKCVKCKGRHNVLCFTGTKSNANESSPNEQAAGTSGSSVTNPTKNVTHCGVTHCESNPNNNLLSQTCNVLQTAKVKVWGEKGMYQAIVLFDTGSDRPYVSCKFVKKVQPRWVTNECISYSSFGGGKTSKGNQCNVYDLNLIDIKGESHSLLASEIPDICAPLFRPSVPDVKIKHFSSLQLADDYMNSRHVNVDILVGLDAYWKFMLPNKYVQYENLVAQESLFGWILSGSCNESFDKGNVNSQLLCINVSESALNNFWDLESMGICTKEAVSKDSTLSNVMSTFSETVKFNDDRYAVALPWKSDVAKQRLQNNEKLARKKLDNLNVKLEKCPDLRRRYDEVFKEYERDCIIEEVPPSEMVTSYHVYYLPHRPVVRESSNSTKVRPVFDASAVGYNGISLNDCLECGPSLNPDLVGVLIRFRRWKVALMADITKAFLQIKVRREDQDVHRFLRNCNGTVRIIRFVRVPFGNKSSPFLLNATIKTHLKNYSHSKFVNKLYNNLYVDDWLSGADSDAEACVKFNEANKIMAEAGMSLSRWNSNSKALREKFLEIFELYGGGESVKILGMQWFSEEDCFTFNEFIIESQFEVISTKRNVP